One Panthera leo isolate Ple1 chromosome B1, P.leo_Ple1_pat1.1, whole genome shotgun sequence DNA window includes the following coding sequences:
- the LOC122217051 gene encoding 60S ribosomal protein L39-like, with translation MSSPKTFRIKVLLAKRRKQNHPIPQQIQMKTDNKIRYNSKRSHWTRS, from the coding sequence ATGTCTTCTCCCAAGACGTTCAGGATCAAGGTACTCCTGGCAAAGAGACGAAAGCAGAATCATCCCATTCCCCAGCAGATACAGATGAAAACTGATAATAAAATCAGGTACAACTCCAAGAGGAGTCACTGGACAAGATCTTAA